The genome window ATGGCTAGTTTTCTTATGGCGATGCAGTGGTCTCTGATGGCATTACCAGAAGTTTTGCTGCTATCCGGAAATCATCTTTTCCCTGTATTGGCTAGGTGTTACACCTTCCAGCCGTTTAAAAAAGGTATTAAACACTGATTTGCTGTTAAAACCCACTTCGTAGTAGATGTCGGTAATGGTTTTGGCATCAGGCCCTTTTTCGGCAAGCAGTTTTTTAGCGGCTTTGATCCTATGACTGTTTACATACTCATAGAAATTCAGCTGATAGGCCTGCTTAATAGTCAGCGACACCTTTTTCGCCGGATAACCCGCGGCTTCGGCCAGCTTGTCCAGGGTGATATCTGGATGGGCATAAAACTTCTGTTGCAGCATTAGTTGCTCCAGTTTTTGCACTATAAGCGGATCAGAAAGCGGGTTTTGTTCTTCTTTGGCTTCATACAGAGGCTGTTCGCTGACAGGTTCTACGCTGGAAAATGCCGTAAAACGTAAGAAAATCAGAATGTTCAGCGCGATAAAGTTTAGATAATAACTGGATAAACCCACTACGTTCAGCAGCTCTAAATCAAAATTATCTGTGAATAAGCCATAAAGTTTGATGCAGTGCAACGCACTGTCCCAGCCAAAAATGATCAGGAAAGCCAGCAGCATCAGTTTTAACCATGCCACATCTGAGGTTTTCAGATCGGCCTGTTCATGCCGCAACTGCTTACGATAGTTCCATACCAGCAGGAAACACCAGATGACATAACCTACCCGGACAAAACGGCCCATGGCTTCAAAATACAAATGTGGAGAAGAGTAGGCGATATGCTGGCTCTCAATCAGATCGAGTCGTGTTGCATGATCCAACGAATAGAAATTCCACAGCATGTGCAGGGCATACAGCACTATAGGCGTCAGATGCCAGAGATGTTTTCGCTGCAACCGCACATCTTTATACAGTAAAGCCCGGACAAAAAAGTACAACAAAGGGCCATCTAAAAAGTAGGCGTAGCTAAACAGGAAAAAAATATTAGGTGAGATATCCAGCAGCCAGATGCGGAACAATTTGCCCCAGAAGGTTAGCTCATGCAGGGGGATTAAAAAGTGGCAAAACAAAAACGCAGCTAAAAGCCAGTTACTTAAAGACGATTTTGGTGACGAAGCCGCCAGCAATAACGCCAACAGCAGAGATTCAAAAGCCGTGACCACCATAAGCAGGTCATGGAAGTTAAACAGAATGGTATCCATAGAGGGT of Rheinheimera sp. MM224 contains these proteins:
- a CDS encoding AraC family transcriptional regulator, which gives rise to MDTILFNFHDLLMVVTAFESLLLALLLAASSPKSSLSNWLLAAFLFCHFLIPLHELTFWGKLFRIWLLDISPNIFFLFSYAYFLDGPLLYFFVRALLYKDVRLQRKHLWHLTPIVLYALHMLWNFYSLDHATRLDLIESQHIAYSSPHLYFEAMGRFVRVGYVIWCFLLVWNYRKQLRHEQADLKTSDVAWLKLMLLAFLIIFGWDSALHCIKLYGLFTDNFDLELLNVVGLSSYYLNFIALNILIFLRFTAFSSVEPVSEQPLYEAKEEQNPLSDPLIVQKLEQLMLQQKFYAHPDITLDKLAEAAGYPAKKVSLTIKQAYQLNFYEYVNSHRIKAAKKLLAEKGPDAKTITDIYYEVGFNSKSVFNTFFKRLEGVTPSQYREKMISG